In one Cyprinus carpio isolate SPL01 chromosome B2, ASM1834038v1, whole genome shotgun sequence genomic region, the following are encoded:
- the LOC109055651 gene encoding TLC domain-containing protein 4-B-like, with product MEPLSQQVLMVVTGSFLGFQWLFHRVSPWVSEKLCKGFLRLSPTQRTEWNSRAVSTVHALVVGLFCLYIYIFDEPIQKDPVWGDATLVKLNVAVTSGYLISDLLLMFTSWESIGEKYFVIHHFAALYAYYYVLSQGILPYFANFRLLSEFSTPFVNQRWFFHMLGYHKLSKPSLVNGVAMAFTFFLVRIAVIPGYYSHMYTVFGTDDFYRLPLGGRSAWVISSMSLDVMNIMWMRRIIRGCLKVLRSAWLRKTGTEMETRKTD from the exons ATGGAGCCTCTCAGCCAGCAGGTGCTGATGGTTGTAACAGGGAGCTTCTTGGGCTTCCAGTGGCTGTTCCACAGAGTTAGCCCTTGGGTGTCTGAGAAGCTCTGCAAAGGCTTCCTGAGGCTCAGCCCTACACAAAGGACAGAGTGGAACTCCAG gGCTGTCTCAACAGTACATGCCTTGGTTGTGGGACTTTTCTGTCTCTACATATATATCTTTGATGAACCTATCCAGAAAGACCCAGTCTG GGGAGATGCCACACTGGTGAAGCTAAATGTGGCCGTTACCTCAGGCTACCTAATCTCAG atCTCCTTCTCATGTTTACTTCATGGGAGTCTATAGGAGAGAAATATTTTGTCATACATCATTTTGCTGCTCTCTATGCATACTACTATGTGCTG agtCAAGGGATATTGCCTTACTTTGCTAATTTCCGCCTGCTTTCAGAATTCTCTACCCCCTTCGTGAACCAGCG TTGGTTTTTTCACATGTTGGGCTACCACAAACTTTCCAAACCGAGTCTGGTTAATGGTGTCGCCATGGCATTTACATTCTTCTTGGTGAGGATCGCAGTCATTCCAGGCTACTACAGCCATATGTACACGGTCTTTGGTACGGATGACTTCTACCGGTTACCTCTGGGGGGCCGCAGTGCCTGGGTTATTTCCAGCATGTCTTTGGATGTTATGAACATCATGTGGATGCGCAGAATCATCCGCGGCTGTCTCAAAGTCCTTCGCTCGGCCTGGTTGAGAAAAACAGGAACTGAGATGGAAACTAGAAAGACAGACTGA
- the LOC109055621 gene encoding LOW QUALITY PROTEIN: holocytochrome c-type synthase-like (The sequence of the model RefSeq protein was modified relative to this genomic sequence to represent the inferred CDS: inserted 1 base in 1 codon), whose translation MLVCSLMGDTMSSPTVKAESIMVPDFSSAPPQGCPMHRDVNKSAPPPXCPMHQASAPASDKLKKVPDVPAHQDRAYEFVECPVIAANGAKPTLSDINPANMMPPPNQQPSPGQPFPLSVVREESNIPRGGSEQKWVYPSEQMFWNAMLRKGWRWNNGDINPKDMTDIIRIHNQNNEQAWQEILRWEKLHSKECPCGPSLLRFGGKAKDFSPRARFRHWMGHELPFDRHDWIIDRCGKEVRYVIDYYDGGQVPKHTVLDVRPAFDSLEAVWDRMKVAWWRWTSA comes from the exons ATGCTTGTGTGTTCT CTGATGGGAGACACTATGTCCAGTCCTACAGTGAAGGCAGAGAGCATCATGGTGCCAGACTTCAGCAGCGCACCACCACAGGGCTGTCCGATGCATCGAGATGTTAATAAAA GTGCTCCTCCAC AATGTCCAATGCATCAGGCATCTGCACCTGCAAGCGATAAGCTAAAGAAAGTTCCAGATGTACCAGCACATCAGGACAGGGCTTATGAATTTGTAGAGTGTCCTGTGATAGCTGCCAATGGGGCTAAACCCACACTGTCTGACATCAATCCAGCAAACATG ATGCCACCACCTAACCAGCAACCTTCACCTGGTCAACCATTTCCCCTTTCTGTTGTAAGAGAGGAATCTAACATCCCTCGTGGTGGATCTGAGCAGAAGTGGGTTTATCCCTCAGAGCAGATGTTCTGGAATGCCATGCTGAGGAAGGG ATGGCGCTGGAACAATGGTGACATCAACCCGAAAGATATGACAGACATCATTAGGATTCACAACCAGAATAATGAGCAAGCCTGGCAGGAAATCCTGAGATGGGAGAAGCTCCATTCGAA AGAATGCCCATGTGGACCTTCTCTTTTAAGGTTTGGTGGAAAAGCAAAAGACTTTTCACCCAGAGCCAGATTTCGCCACTGGATGGG GCATGAGCTACCATTTGACAGGCACGACTGGATTATTGACCGGTGTGGAAAAGAGGTCAGATATGTGATAGACTACTATGATGGGGGCCAGGTGCCCAAGCACACTGTCCTTGACGTGCGTCCAGCCTTTGATTCCTTAGAAGCTGTTTGGGACCGTATGAAAGTGGCCTGGTGGCGCTGGACCTCCGCATAA
- the LOC109060698 gene encoding LOW QUALITY PROTEIN: tissue factor-like (The sequence of the model RefSeq protein was modified relative to this genomic sequence to represent the inferred CDS: inserted 1 base in 1 codon) — protein sequence MESKTVMFSALFLVCLTLVNGSPASVEVGKLTKXTNVSWSSYNFKTILTWGPKPVNYTYTVEFSRVGRDKERNPHCIRSSETECDLTNELELKGVYSAEVLSESPLGSSDYVEPPYTRSNKFCPYDDTIIGRPEFKLKVNVNNKTVLIIQDPITALHKDGRSLNIRDVFKKNLKYKIAYNKAGSTGKKMLTVDESKAEFNNLDEDQSYCFSVAAYIPSRKGDKRVGEWSLPKCSPQKHKNLIEEYGLAVIGGAALILLAFVIAVIVLIVVCCKRARRQTLMAKETEV from the exons ATGGAAAGCAAGACTGTAATGTTTTCGGCACTTTTTCTTGTCTGCCTTACGCTCGTAAACGGATCCCCAG CATCTGTGGAAGTGGGGAAGCTTACCA CAACAAATGTTTCATGGTCATCATACAATTTCAAAACAATCCTAACATGGGGACCTAAACCTGTCAACTACACATATACAGTTGAATTTTCAAG AGTCGGTAGGGACAAAGAGAGAAACCCTCACTGCATCAGGAGCTCGGAGACCGAGTGTGACCTGACTAATGAACTAGAACTAAAGGGGGTTTATTCTGCTGAGGTCCTCTCGGAGTCTCCGCTGGGGTCTTCTGACTATGTGGAGCCCCCATACACCAGATCAAATAAGTTCTGTCCTTATGACGACA cTATAATCGGAAGACCTGAGTTTAAGTTGAAGGTGAATGTGAACAATAAGACTGTACTGATCATACAAGACCCCATCACAGCTTTGCACAAAGATGGCAGATCTCTGAACATCCGTGACGTCTTTAAGAAAAATCTCAAGTATAAGATTGCATACAATAAGGCTGGAAGCACAGGAAAA aaaatgctAACTGTGGATGAGAGCAAAGCAGAGTTTAATAATCTAGATGAGGATCAGAGTTACTGCTTCAGCGTGGCGGCATACATCCCCTCTCGTAAAGGAGACAAGAGGGTCGGAGAGTGGAGCCTCCCGAAGTGCTCACCACAGAAGCACAAGAACCTGATTGAGG AGTATGGACTGGCTGTGATTGGAGGAGCAGCGCTCATTTTACTGGCTTTTGTAATTGCTGTAATTGTTCTGATCGTGGTTTGCTGTAAACGAGCACGAAGACAAACATTGATGGCCAAGGAAACCGAAGTATAG
- the LOC109055622 gene encoding calponin-3-like has translation MTQFNKGPAYGLSAEVRSKIAQKYDLQKEEELRYWIEDVTGMPIGENFQMGLKDGVILCELINKLQPGSIKKINHSKLNWHKLENLGNFIKAILAYGLKPNDIFEANDLFENGNLTQVQTTLLALASMAKTKGMDTKVDIGIKYADKQTRNFDNEKLKAGQCVIGLQMGTNKCASQAGMTAYGTRRHLYDPKTQADKPFDQTTISLQMGTNKGASQAGMLAPGTRRDIFDQKVAVQPLDNSTISLQMGTNKVASQKGMSVYGLGRQVYDPKYCASPTEPTIHSNGSQGTGTNDSEISDSDYQAEYQGEYQDEYPADYQEEYRARYDHGIDY, from the exons ATGACTCAGTTCAACAAGGGCCCTGCTTATGGGTTATCTGCCGAAGTGAGAAGTAAG ATTGCTCAGAAGTATGACCTGCAGAAGGAGGAGGAGCTGAGGTACTGGATTGAGGATGTAACGGGCATGCCAATCGGAGAAAATTTCCAGATGGGACTGAAGGATGGCGTCATACTGTGCGA GCTCATTAATAAACTTCAGCCTGGATCAATTAAGAAAATCAACCACTCCAAACTTAACTGGCACAAG CTTGAGAACCTGGGCAACTTCATCAAAGCCATTCTTGCTTATGGCCTGAAGCCTAACGATATCTTTGAGGCCAATGATCTGTTCGAGAATGGGAACTTGACTCAAGTCCAGACCACACTTCTTGCTCTGGCCAGCATG GCAAAAACCAAAGGTATGGACACAAAAGTTGACATTGGTATAAAGTATGCAGACAAACAAACCCGCAACTTTGATAATGAGAAATTGAAGGCTGGTCAGTGTGTGATTGGACTGCAG ATGGGGACAAATAAATGCGCTAGTCAGGCTGGGATGACCGCTTATGGCACCAGGAGACATCTGTATGATCCAAAGACTCAAGCAGACAAGCCTTTTGACCAAACCACGATCAGCCTGCAGATGGGCACTAATAAAGGAGCAAGCCAG GCTGGCATGTTGGCCCCCGGCACCAGGAGGGATATTTTTGACCAGAAAGTGGCTGTCCAGCCACTGGACAACTCCACCATCTCACTGCAGATGGGCACCAACAAGGTGGCCTCTCAGAAGGGCATGAGTGTGTACGGGCTGGGCAGACAGGTATACGACCCCAAATACTGCGCCTCCCCCACCGAACCCACCATCCACAGCAACGGCAGCCAGGGCACCGGCACCAACGACTCTGAGATCAGCGACAGCGACTACCAGGCTGAATACCAAGGAGAATATCAAGACGAGTACCCGGCAGACTACCAGGAGGAATACAGAGCCCGCTATGACCACGGCATTGACTATTAA